In one window of Pseudomonas sp. IAC-BECa141 DNA:
- a CDS encoding acyl-CoA dehydrogenase, whose protein sequence is MIPNDDQQQIRDMARQFAEERLKPFAAEWDREHRFPKEAIGEMAELGFFGMLVPEQWGGCDTGYLAYAMALEEIAAGDGACSTIMSVHNSVGCVPILKFGNDDQRERFLKPLASGEMLGAFALTEPQAGSDASSLKTRARREGDHYVLNGCKQFITSGQNAGVVIVFAVTDPSAGKRGISAFIVPTDSPGYKVARVEDKLGQHASDTCQILFEDVKVPVANLLGEEGEGYKIALANLEGGRVGIASQAVGMARAAFEAARDYARERDTFGKPIIEHQAVAFRLADMATQIAVARQMVHYAAALRDSGQPALVEASMAKLFASEMAEKVCSMALQTLGGYGYLNDFPLERIYRDVRVCQIYEGTSDIQRMVISRNL, encoded by the coding sequence ATGATTCCCAACGATGACCAACAACAAATCCGCGACATGGCCCGGCAGTTTGCCGAGGAACGGCTGAAACCGTTTGCTGCCGAGTGGGACCGCGAGCATCGCTTCCCGAAAGAAGCCATCGGCGAAATGGCCGAACTGGGCTTCTTCGGCATGCTGGTGCCGGAGCAGTGGGGCGGTTGCGACACCGGTTACCTGGCCTACGCCATGGCCCTGGAAGAAATCGCCGCCGGCGACGGCGCCTGCTCGACGATCATGAGCGTGCACAACTCGGTGGGTTGCGTGCCGATCCTCAAGTTCGGCAACGACGACCAGCGCGAGCGCTTCCTCAAACCGCTGGCCAGCGGCGAGATGCTCGGTGCTTTCGCGTTGACCGAGCCGCAGGCTGGCTCGGACGCCAGCAGCCTGAAAACCCGTGCACGGCGGGAAGGCGATCACTATGTGCTCAACGGCTGCAAACAGTTCATCACCTCCGGGCAGAACGCCGGGGTCGTGATCGTGTTTGCGGTCACCGACCCGAGTGCCGGCAAGCGCGGGATCAGCGCCTTCATCGTTCCGACCGACTCGCCGGGCTACAAAGTCGCCCGGGTTGAAGACAAGCTCGGCCAGCACGCCTCGGACACCTGCCAGATCCTGTTCGAAGACGTGAAAGTGCCGGTGGCCAACCTTTTGGGTGAGGAGGGCGAGGGCTACAAGATCGCCCTGGCCAACCTCGAAGGCGGCCGCGTCGGCATCGCTTCGCAAGCGGTGGGCATGGCCCGCGCCGCGTTCGAAGCGGCCCGTGATTACGCCCGTGAACGCGACACCTTCGGCAAGCCGATCATCGAGCATCAGGCTGTGGCGTTCCGCCTGGCGGACATGGCGACCCAGATCGCCGTGGCGCGGCAGATGGTGCACTACGCCGCCGCCCTGCGTGACAGCGGTCAGCCGGCGCTGGTCGAAGCGTCGATGGCCAAGCTGTTCGCCTCGGAAATGGCCGAGAAGGTCTGCTCCATGGCCTTGCAAACCCTCGGCGGTTACGGTTACCTCAACGACTTCCCGCTGGAGCGCATCTACCGCGACGTGCGGGTCTGCCAGATCTACGAAGGCACCAGCGACATTCAGCGCATGGTCATTTCGCGCAATCTTTGA
- a CDS encoding acetyl-CoA C-acyltransferase gives MTISNDPIVIVSAVRTPMGGFQGELKSLTAPQLGAAAIKAAVERAGIAADAVDEVLFGCVLPAGLGQAPARQAALGAGLDKSTRCTTVNKMCGSGMETAILAHDMLLAGSADVVIAGGMESMSNAPYLLDRARAGYRMGHGRVLDSMFLDGLEDAYDKGRLMGTFAEDCAETNDFSREAQDAFAIASTTRAQQAIKDGSFKAEIVPLTVTVGKEQVVISNDEQPPKAKLDKIASLKPAFREGGTVTAANSSSISDGAAALVLMRQSQAQKQGLKPLAVIHGHAAFADTPGLFPVAPIGAIKKLMKKTGWSLDQVDLFEVNEAFAVVGMAAMTHLEIPHDKLNIHGGACALGHPIGASGARILVTLLSALRQKGLKRGVAAICIGGGEATAMAVECV, from the coding sequence ATGACCATTTCCAACGATCCGATTGTCATCGTCAGCGCTGTCCGCACCCCGATGGGCGGTTTCCAGGGCGAACTGAAAAGCCTGACCGCGCCGCAACTGGGCGCCGCTGCAATCAAGGCTGCGGTTGAGCGCGCGGGTATTGCCGCCGACGCGGTCGATGAAGTGCTGTTCGGCTGCGTACTGCCGGCCGGTCTCGGTCAGGCGCCTGCCCGTCAGGCTGCGCTGGGCGCCGGGCTGGATAAATCCACCCGTTGCACCACCGTCAACAAAATGTGTGGCTCGGGCATGGAAACCGCCATTCTGGCCCACGACATGCTGCTGGCCGGCAGCGCCGATGTGGTGATCGCCGGCGGCATGGAAAGCATGTCCAACGCGCCATACCTGCTGGACCGGGCCCGTGCCGGTTACCGCATGGGCCACGGCCGGGTGCTCGATTCGATGTTCCTCGACGGCCTCGAAGACGCCTACGACAAGGGCCGCCTGATGGGCACCTTCGCCGAGGACTGCGCCGAAACCAACGATTTCAGCCGCGAGGCTCAGGACGCCTTCGCCATCGCCTCGACCACCCGCGCCCAGCAAGCGATCAAGGACGGCAGCTTCAAGGCCGAGATCGTCCCGCTGACTGTCACCGTCGGCAAGGAACAAGTGGTGATCAGCAATGACGAGCAGCCACCGAAAGCCAAACTGGACAAGATTGCCTCGCTGAAACCGGCGTTCCGCGAGGGCGGTACGGTAACTGCGGCCAACTCCAGCTCGATCTCCGACGGCGCTGCCGCACTGGTGCTGATGCGTCAGTCGCAAGCGCAGAAACAGGGGCTGAAACCGCTGGCGGTGATCCACGGTCACGCCGCGTTTGCCGACACCCCGGGCCTGTTCCCGGTGGCACCGATTGGCGCGATCAAGAAGCTGATGAAGAAAACCGGCTGGTCGCTGGATCAGGTTGACCTGTTCGAAGTCAACGAAGCCTTCGCCGTGGTCGGCATGGCGGCGATGACTCACCTGGAAATCCCTCACGACAAGCTCAACATCCACGGCGGTGCCTGCGCCCTGGGCCATCCGATCGGCGCATCCGGCGCGCGGATTCTGGTGACCTTGCTCTCGGCCCTGCGCCAGAAAGGCCTGAAGCGCGGCGTTGCGGCAATCTGCATCGGCGGCGGCGAAGCCACGGCGATGGCCGTCGAGTGCGTCTGA
- a CDS encoding SDR family NAD(P)-dependent oxidoreductase: MQIENKVFIVTGGASGLGAATAELLVNAGAKVMLVDMNADAVAAQAQRLGAQSVVADISNEAAAEAAVQATVKAFGSLNGLVNCAGIVRGEKILGKNGPHALSSFAQVINVNLIGSFNMLRLAAAAIAESEANADGERGVIINTASVAAFDGQIGQAAYSASKGAIASLTLPAARELARFGIRVMTIAPGIFETPMMAGMTPEVRDSLAAGVPFPPRLGKPAEYAALVRHIIENSMLNGEVIRLDGALRMAAK; this comes from the coding sequence ATGCAGATCGAGAACAAGGTTTTTATCGTCACCGGCGGCGCATCCGGCCTGGGTGCCGCCACCGCTGAATTGCTGGTCAACGCCGGCGCCAAAGTGATGCTGGTGGACATGAACGCCGACGCCGTTGCCGCCCAGGCCCAGCGCCTCGGCGCGCAAAGCGTGGTGGCCGACATCAGCAACGAAGCCGCCGCCGAAGCCGCCGTGCAGGCGACCGTTAAAGCCTTCGGCAGCCTGAATGGTCTGGTGAACTGCGCCGGCATCGTTCGTGGCGAAAAGATCCTCGGCAAGAACGGCCCGCATGCCTTGTCCAGCTTCGCTCAGGTGATCAACGTCAACCTGATCGGCAGCTTCAATATGCTGCGCCTGGCGGCGGCAGCGATTGCCGAAAGCGAAGCCAACGCCGATGGTGAGCGCGGTGTGATCATCAACACCGCCTCCGTTGCGGCGTTCGATGGCCAGATCGGTCAGGCCGCGTATTCCGCGTCCAAAGGCGCCATCGCCAGCCTGACCCTGCCTGCCGCCCGCGAGCTGGCGCGCTTCGGTATCCGCGTGATGACCATCGCTCCGGGCATTTTCGAGACCCCGATGATGGCCGGCATGACCCCGGAAGTGCGTGACTCGCTGGCCGCCGGCGTGCCGTTCCCGCCGCGCTTGGGCAAACCTGCCGAGTACGCTGCGCTGGTGCGGCATATCATTGAAAACAGCATGCTCAACGGCGAGGTGATCCGTCTCGACGGTGCCTTGCGCATGGCCGCCAAGTAA
- a CDS encoding AMP-binding protein encodes MRDYLSATAQFDYQHTVDAALSGTLEALNASVECCDRHALPGRIALFWEGRDGASATYTFSDLQDKAARFANFLLAQGVQKGDKVAGLLPRNIELLITVFATWRIGAVYQPLFTAFGPKALEHRLNSSGAKVVVTDAVNRPKLAEVADCPTLVTVGGPKGQGIVRGDFSFWAELANHSNICEPVMLTGEDPFLLMFTSGTTGPSKALSVPLKAIVAFQSYTRDAVDLRPEDAFWNVADPGWAYGIYFGVTGPLSMGHPITFYDGPFTLESTCRVINKYGITNLTGSPTAYRLLIAGGDEFAKSIKGKLRIVSSAGEPLNPEVIRWFADNLGVVIHDHYGQTELGMVLCNHHGLEHPIHLGAAGFASPGHRIVVLDEQNNELGVGQPGILAIDRTQSPMCWFAGYEGVPTKAFVGDYYLSGDTVEWNPDGSISFVGRSDDVITTSGYRVGPFDVESALIEHPAVVEAAVVGKPDPERTELVKAFVVLNPQYRAEPALAEELRQHVRKRLAAHSYPREIEFVSELPKTPSGKLQRFILRNQEIAKAQEAAAHNVSA; translated from the coding sequence ATGCGCGATTACTTGTCTGCCACCGCACAGTTTGATTATCAGCACACCGTGGACGCCGCACTGAGCGGCACGCTCGAGGCGCTCAACGCCAGCGTCGAATGTTGTGACCGCCACGCGCTGCCGGGGCGCATCGCGCTGTTCTGGGAAGGCCGCGATGGCGCCAGTGCAACGTACACGTTCAGCGATCTGCAGGACAAAGCCGCGCGGTTCGCCAATTTCCTTCTGGCTCAGGGCGTGCAGAAGGGTGACAAGGTCGCCGGCCTGCTGCCGCGCAATATCGAATTGCTGATCACCGTGTTCGCCACCTGGCGCATCGGCGCGGTGTATCAACCGCTGTTCACTGCGTTCGGCCCTAAAGCCCTTGAGCATCGCCTGAACAGTTCCGGTGCCAAAGTCGTGGTTACCGATGCGGTCAACCGGCCGAAACTCGCCGAAGTCGCCGACTGCCCGACGCTGGTCACCGTCGGCGGTCCGAAAGGCCAGGGCATCGTCCGTGGCGATTTCAGTTTCTGGGCCGAGCTGGCCAACCATTCCAATATCTGCGAACCGGTCATGCTGACCGGCGAAGACCCGTTCCTGCTGATGTTCACCTCGGGCACCACTGGCCCGTCGAAAGCGCTGTCGGTGCCGCTCAAGGCGATCGTCGCGTTCCAGAGCTACACCCGCGATGCCGTGGATTTGCGCCCGGAAGATGCGTTCTGGAACGTCGCCGATCCGGGCTGGGCCTACGGCATCTATTTCGGCGTCACCGGCCCGTTGTCGATGGGCCATCCGATCACGTTCTACGATGGCCCGTTCACCCTCGAAAGCACTTGCCGGGTGATCAACAAGTACGGCATCACCAACCTCACCGGTTCGCCCACCGCGTATCGTCTGCTGATTGCCGGCGGCGACGAGTTCGCCAAATCGATCAAGGGCAAGCTGCGCATCGTCAGCAGCGCCGGCGAGCCGCTGAACCCGGAAGTGATTCGCTGGTTCGCCGACAATCTCGGCGTGGTCATTCACGATCACTACGGCCAGACCGAGCTGGGCATGGTGCTGTGCAACCACCACGGCCTCGAACACCCGATCCACCTTGGCGCCGCCGGTTTCGCCTCGCCGGGCCATCGCATCGTGGTGCTCGACGAACAGAACAACGAACTCGGCGTCGGCCAGCCCGGCATCCTCGCCATCGACCGCACACAGTCGCCGATGTGCTGGTTTGCCGGTTACGAAGGCGTACCGACCAAGGCCTTCGTCGGCGATTACTACCTGAGCGGCGACACCGTCGAGTGGAACCCGGACGGCAGCATCAGCTTCGTCGGTCGCAGCGATGATGTGATTACCACGTCCGGCTACCGGGTCGGCCCGTTCGACGTGGAAAGCGCACTGATCGAACACCCGGCCGTGGTGGAAGCCGCAGTGGTCGGCAAACCCGATCCGGAGCGCACTGAGCTGGTCAAAGCCTTTGTCGTGCTCAACCCGCAATATCGGGCCGAACCGGCGTTGGCCGAAGAACTGCGCCAACACGTGCGCAAACGTCTGGCCGCGCATTCGTACCCCCGTGAAATCGAATTTGTCAGCGAGTTGCCGAAAACCCCGAGCGGCAAATTGCAGCGCTTTATCTTGCGCAATCAGGAAATCGCCAAGGCTCAAGAGGCTGCGGCGCACAACGTTTCAGCTTGA
- a CDS encoding AraC family transcriptional regulator, whose protein sequence is MSEKDTIAIQLVREALLQSCAPGVATEEVLNKVGIDPALLPTDARVPASQYARLWRLLARRGDDEFFGMDPRKLKSGSLEFLCRSAMAQPNLAAGLGAGLNFLSLMLERMPAQLVRQQSLAEIVLLEDDPQPRRAFTYFTYWMIVHGVACWLAGRRIPILAIELRCPAPDFCDDYRVMFSENLRFDRPRTRMIFAAEVLDLPIKRSPEELKRFLAHAPANILVKYRDPESLASRIKQDLRQLAAEHWPETDALAQQLCMSASTLRRRLAEEGQTYQGLKDSVRKELAITWLAEPSISFAEIATRLGFADASSFYKAFRKWSGTNPGHYRSLILNEAV, encoded by the coding sequence ATGTCGGAAAAAGACACCATCGCCATTCAACTGGTGCGCGAAGCACTGCTGCAAAGTTGTGCCCCGGGCGTGGCCACGGAAGAAGTCTTGAACAAGGTCGGGATCGATCCGGCGCTGCTGCCCACCGACGCGCGTGTGCCGGCCAGCCAGTACGCGCGGTTATGGCGCCTGTTGGCGCGGCGCGGCGACGATGAGTTTTTTGGCATGGACCCGCGCAAGCTGAAATCCGGCAGCCTGGAATTTCTTTGCCGCAGCGCCATGGCCCAGCCGAATCTGGCCGCAGGGCTTGGAGCGGGTTTGAATTTCCTGTCGCTGATGCTCGAACGCATGCCGGCGCAACTGGTGCGCCAGCAAAGCCTGGCGGAAATCGTGCTGCTGGAAGACGACCCACAACCGCGCCGCGCCTTCACCTATTTCACTTACTGGATGATCGTCCACGGCGTGGCGTGCTGGCTGGCGGGGCGGCGTATTCCGATCCTGGCTATCGAACTGCGCTGCCCGGCGCCGGATTTCTGCGATGACTATCGGGTGATGTTCTCGGAAAACCTGCGCTTCGACCGGCCACGCACGCGGATGATCTTCGCCGCCGAGGTGCTGGATCTGCCGATCAAGCGCAGTCCTGAGGAGTTGAAGCGTTTTCTGGCCCATGCCCCGGCCAATATTCTGGTCAAGTACCGCGATCCGGAAAGCCTTGCGAGCCGGATCAAGCAGGATCTGCGGCAGCTGGCCGCCGAACACTGGCCGGAAACCGATGCGCTTGCCCAGCAACTGTGCATGTCGGCCTCGACCCTGCGCCGGCGATTGGCGGAAGAAGGGCAGACCTATCAGGGCCTCAAGGACAGCGTGCGCAAGGAGCTGGCAATCACCTGGCTGGCGGAGCCTTCGATCAGTTTTGCCGAGATCGCCACGCGGTTGGGGTTTGCCGATGCCAGTTCATTCTACAAGGCGTTTCGCAAGTGGTCGGGGACCAATCCTGGGCACTATCGCAGCTTGATTCTCAACGAAGCGGTCTGA
- the efeU gene encoding iron uptake transporter permease EfeU yields the protein MLVPFLIMLREGIEAALIVGIIASYLQQTGRGQWMPAVWIGVFLAAALALLVGGGLELVSAEFPQKQQELFEGVVGLVAVGILSSMVFWMRKVARSIKHSLQASLDHALTASKHQVIALIAMVFFAVAREGLETVFFLLAVFQQSEGPAAPIGALLGLILAIIVGFLIYSGSMRLNLSAFFRWTGLFILVVAAGILANSVQALHEAGVWNHLQTVLFDFSATLPMDGPLGSVLAGMFGYQDAPTVSTLGAYLIYLVVALVMFFMPAPKPAAQSSSVSSQ from the coding sequence ATGCTCGTTCCCTTTTTGATCATGTTGCGCGAAGGCATCGAAGCCGCGCTGATCGTTGGCATCATCGCCAGCTACCTGCAACAGACCGGCCGTGGCCAGTGGATGCCGGCGGTGTGGATCGGGGTGTTTCTCGCTGCTGCACTGGCGTTGCTGGTCGGTGGCGGCCTGGAACTGGTCAGTGCCGAATTCCCGCAAAAACAGCAGGAACTGTTCGAAGGCGTGGTCGGGCTGGTGGCCGTGGGCATTCTCAGTTCGATGGTGTTCTGGATGCGCAAGGTGGCGCGTTCGATCAAGCATTCGCTGCAAGCCTCTCTCGATCACGCACTGACTGCTTCGAAACATCAGGTCATCGCCCTGATCGCCATGGTGTTCTTTGCCGTGGCCCGGGAAGGTCTGGAAACCGTGTTCTTCCTGCTGGCCGTGTTCCAGCAAAGCGAAGGACCGGCCGCGCCGATCGGTGCCCTGCTCGGCCTGATCCTCGCAATCATTGTCGGCTTCCTGATCTACAGCGGCAGCATGCGCCTGAACCTCTCGGCATTCTTCCGCTGGACCGGGCTGTTCATCCTCGTGGTCGCCGCCGGGATTCTCGCCAACTCGGTGCAGGCGCTGCATGAAGCCGGGGTCTGGAATCACCTGCAAACCGTGCTTTTCGACTTCAGCGCGACGCTGCCGATGGACGGCCCGCTGGGCTCGGTGCTGGCCGGCATGTTCGGTTATCAGGATGCGCCGACCGTCAGCACCCTCGGCGCATACCTGATTTACCTGGTGGTGGCGCTGGTGATGTTTTTCATGCCGGCGCCCAAGCCTGCCGCCCAATCGTCTTCCGTTTCCAGCCAATAA
- the efeO gene encoding iron uptake system protein EfeO translates to MSKPDIPQNSPPRALRWAVAGSVVVMIAAGGLFYYASKMAAAKRQHNRDEVVVNIHPHSCEPNALTVPAGRASFRIVNRSDRAVEWEILDGVLVIEERENIAPGLSQVINANLQPGDYAITCGLLSNPRGTLHVTPTAASDAAAKAKPSMVAFVGPLSEFRVYLASQGSALIKAVTALNQAIDSGDLAQAQALYLPARAAYQRLAPAAQRLAELDNSINARADYFEKREQDPAFVGFHRLEYALFQQRKLDGLTPIAQGLLDNVTTLKQQLLAQSLPPEQLVEIVVRNLNTLADVRAASGEEERYSHSDLNGFTANQETAHKVVELLRPLLSKSAADLLPKIDSAMADFDTTLNGFKVKDGYASYDTVNGEQRKQIADKAKALAEALDAIDPALGLSGL, encoded by the coding sequence ATGTCAAAGCCTGATATTCCTCAGAACTCTCCTCCCCGCGCCTTGCGCTGGGCGGTGGCCGGTTCGGTGGTCGTGATGATCGCCGCCGGTGGCCTGTTCTACTACGCCTCGAAAATGGCCGCCGCCAAACGTCAGCACAACCGTGATGAAGTGGTGGTCAATATTCATCCCCACAGTTGCGAACCGAACGCCCTGACGGTGCCGGCCGGTCGCGCCAGTTTCCGCATCGTCAACCGCTCCGACCGGGCGGTGGAATGGGAAATCCTCGACGGCGTGCTGGTGATCGAAGAGCGCGAGAACATCGCGCCGGGCCTGAGCCAGGTGATCAACGCCAACCTGCAACCCGGCGACTACGCCATCACTTGCGGTCTGTTGAGCAACCCGCGCGGCACCCTGCACGTGACACCGACCGCCGCGTCGGATGCCGCCGCCAAGGCCAAGCCGTCGATGGTTGCCTTCGTCGGGCCGTTGTCGGAGTTCCGCGTGTACCTGGCCAGCCAGGGCAGCGCGTTGATCAAAGCGGTGACGGCGCTGAATCAAGCCATCGACAGCGGCGATCTGGCCCAGGCTCAGGCGCTGTATTTGCCGGCCCGCGCCGCCTATCAGCGTCTGGCCCCCGCCGCTCAACGCCTGGCCGAACTGGACAACAGCATCAACGCCCGCGCCGATTACTTCGAGAAACGCGAGCAGGATCCAGCCTTCGTCGGTTTCCATCGCCTTGAATACGCGCTGTTCCAGCAACGCAAACTCGACGGCCTGACGCCCATTGCCCAAGGCCTGCTCGACAACGTCACCACGTTGAAACAACAGCTGCTGGCCCAGTCGCTGCCGCCGGAGCAACTGGTGGAAATCGTCGTGCGCAACCTCAACACCCTCGCCGACGTGCGCGCCGCCAGCGGCGAAGAGGAACGCTACAGCCACAGCGATCTCAACGGCTTCACGGCCAATCAGGAAACCGCGCACAAAGTCGTCGAACTGTTGCGCCCGCTGCTGAGCAAATCCGCCGCTGACCTGCTGCCGAAAATCGACAGCGCGATGGCTGATTTCGATACCACGCTGAACGGTTTCAAGGTCAAGGACGGCTACGCCAGTTACGACACCGTCAACGGTGAGCAACGCAAGCAGATCGCCGACAAGGCCAAGGCCCTGGCCGAGGCCCTCGACGCCATTGATCCCGCCCTCGGCCTCTCCGGCCTGTAA
- the efeB gene encoding iron uptake transporter deferrochelatase/peroxidase subunit, with the protein MNDSEHFNLQRRRVLMGMGAAGVALAGTALSCPAMAAAPAQVTEAPSSDKTQDHHDFHGVHQSGIVTPRPASGMLVSFDVLASDREDLERLFRTLNERIAFLMKGGPVAQIDPKLPPPDSGILGPVVTPDNLTITVSVGESLFDERFGLASAKPKRLVRMVGFPNDALEADCCHGDLSLQFCSNTADTNIHALRDIVKNLPDLLLVRWKQEGSVPPQAPAKPGMPAQSARNFLGFRDGSANPDSNDGKAMDRIVWVQPGSDEPAWAAHGSYQAVRIIRNFVERWDRTPLQEQESIIGRVKTTGAPMGASHEAEVPDYSKDPQGKLTKLDAHIRLANPRTAASQANLILRRPFNYSNGVNKNGQLDMGLLFICYQADLEKGFITVQTRLNGEPLEEYLKPVGGGYFFTLPGVMGDKDFIGRSLLDATQPKTTA; encoded by the coding sequence ATGAACGATTCCGAACACTTCAACCTGCAACGTCGCCGCGTATTGATGGGGATGGGCGCCGCCGGTGTCGCACTGGCCGGCACGGCGTTGAGCTGCCCGGCAATGGCCGCCGCGCCTGCGCAAGTCACCGAAGCGCCGAGCAGCGACAAGACCCAGGATCACCACGACTTTCATGGCGTACACCAGAGCGGCATCGTCACCCCGCGCCCGGCGTCTGGCATGCTGGTGTCGTTCGATGTGCTGGCCAGCGACCGTGAAGACCTGGAGCGGCTGTTCCGTACCCTCAACGAGCGCATCGCGTTCCTGATGAAGGGCGGCCCGGTGGCGCAGATCGATCCGAAGTTGCCACCGCCGGATTCCGGCATCCTCGGCCCGGTGGTGACACCAGACAACCTGACCATCACCGTGTCTGTCGGCGAATCATTGTTCGATGAGCGCTTTGGTCTTGCGTCCGCCAAACCCAAGCGTCTGGTGCGCATGGTCGGCTTCCCCAACGATGCGCTGGAGGCCGATTGCTGCCACGGCGACCTGAGCCTGCAGTTCTGCTCCAACACCGCCGACACCAACATCCACGCCCTGCGCGACATCGTGAAGAACCTGCCGGATCTGCTGCTGGTGCGCTGGAAACAGGAAGGCAGCGTGCCGCCGCAAGCACCGGCCAAGCCCGGTATGCCGGCGCAATCAGCACGTAACTTCCTCGGTTTCCGCGACGGTTCGGCCAACCCGGATTCCAACGACGGCAAAGCCATGGATCGCATCGTCTGGGTGCAACCGGGCAGCGACGAACCGGCCTGGGCGGCCCACGGCAGTTATCAGGCGGTGCGGATCATCCGCAACTTCGTCGAACGCTGGGACCGCACGCCGTTGCAGGAACAGGAAAGCATCATCGGCCGGGTCAAAACCACCGGCGCGCCGATGGGCGCCAGCCATGAGGCCGAAGTGCCGGATTACAGCAAGGACCCGCAAGGCAAGCTGACCAAGCTAGACGCGCACATCCGCCTGGCCAACCCGCGCACCGCCGCGAGCCAGGCCAACCTGATCCTGCGCCGGCCGTTCAACTACTCCAACGGCGTGAACAAGAACGGCCAGCTCGACATGGGCCTGCTGTTCATCTGTTACCAGGCCGACCTGGAAAAAGGCTTCATCACCGTGCAGACCCGCCTCAATGGCGAGCCGCTGGAGGAATACCTCAAGCCTGTCGGAGGCGGTTACTTCTTCACCCTGCCGGGTGTCATGGGCGACAAAGACTTCATCGGTCGCTCGCTGCTCGACGCTACTCAACCAAAAACAACTGCATAG
- the efeO gene encoding iron uptake system protein EfeO, which translates to MKKTPLALLLTLGLLNIPLSAFAATAPLDLVGPVSDYKIYVTEQLDELASHTQQFTDAVKKGDLTTAQKLYAPTRVYYESIEPIAELFSDLDASIDSRVDDHEQGVKAEDFTGFHRIEYSLLSEKSTKDLDALADGLNKDVKDLQTRVAGLTFPPEKVVGGAAALLEEVAATKISGEEDRYSHTDLYDFQGNIDGAKKIVDLFRPQIEKQDKAFVAKVDKNFATVDKILAKYRTKDGGFETYDKVKDNDRKALVGPVNTLAEDLSTLRGKLGLN; encoded by the coding sequence ATGAAAAAGACGCCACTCGCGTTATTGCTGACCCTTGGTTTGCTCAACATCCCGCTGTCGGCGTTCGCCGCGACCGCGCCACTGGATCTGGTGGGGCCGGTGTCGGACTACAAAATCTATGTCACCGAACAACTGGATGAACTGGCCAGCCACACCCAGCAGTTCACCGACGCCGTGAAGAAAGGCGACCTGACCACCGCGCAAAAGCTCTACGCGCCAACCCGCGTCTACTACGAGTCGATCGAGCCGATTGCCGAGTTGTTCAGTGACCTCGACGCCTCCATCGACTCCCGCGTCGACGACCACGAACAAGGCGTGAAAGCCGAAGACTTCACCGGTTTCCACCGAATCGAATACTCGCTGTTGTCGGAAAAGAGCACCAAGGATCTGGACGCTCTGGCCGATGGCCTGAACAAGGACGTGAAGGACCTGCAAACCCGCGTCGCCGGTCTGACCTTCCCGCCGGAAAAAGTCGTCGGTGGCGCCGCTGCGCTGCTCGAAGAAGTCGCTGCAACCAAGATTTCCGGTGAAGAAGACCGTTACAGCCACACCGACTTGTACGACTTCCAGGGCAACATCGACGGCGCGAAAAAAATCGTCGACCTGTTCCGTCCGCAGATCGAGAAGCAGGACAAGGCCTTCGTCGCCAAAGTCGACAAGAACTTCGCCACCGTGGACAAGATCCTGGCCAAGTACAGGACCAAGGACGGTGGTTTCGAGACCTATGACAAAGTGAAGGACAACGATCGCAAGGCGCTGGTGGGCCCGGTCAATACCCTGGCCGAAGACCTGTCGACCTTGCGTGGCAAGCTCGGTCTGAACTGA